From Penicillium psychrofluorescens genome assembly, chromosome: 1, one genomic window encodes:
- a CDS encoding uncharacterized protein (ID:PFLUO_001056-T1.cds;~source:funannotate): MADKAAFHVIVLGPSGGPREDRVTGLLVRSTSTTWSPDSVVAVDAGTLLAGIIRLLAEYMPSKDEQNVLQEGPFAGLQLPCETAEANAAHVFREIIGAVLITHAHLDHISGLAINTPILEAGSGPKPVAALPSVLSAMKNHMFNDVIWPNLSDEDGGAGLLTYQRLVEGGNPRFGRGEARGYVRACNGLLTKCLSVSHGRCKQKYHPESGAHHRVGSAVFASDQLMLPSRAISVDHTEAGAFYSPARSPRLLPANQKDSGLATVESSAFFLRDHSTGNEIIVFGDVEPDSVSLEGHNKLVWDTAAPKIAAGTLRAIFIECSYNDSIDDAYLYGHMCPRHLAAELTILAAKVVDMRDSAAQADKKRKRAGTTIVGDVPPDQVSPKSKRSQSNSSGVNMNINVNCPTQSRNNSIVEKDMPDATLAASARAESFSLPGGPGAAPADDSIPNSSSWADSNPLPLAGLSVYIIHIKEHLTDGPPPGDQILRELRAHGEAASLGCEFFLPDPLQGIWI; this comes from the exons ATGGCCGACAAGGCTGCGTTCCATGTCATTGTCTTG GGACCGAGCGGTGGGCCCCGTGAAGACCGGGTCACTGGCCTTCTTGTCCGGtcaacatcgacaacatGGTCTCCCGATTCAGTCGTTGCCGTCGATGCTGGTACTCTCCTTGCTGGCATCATCCGGTTGCTCGCCGAGTACATGCCATCGAAAGATGAGCAGAATGTCCTGCAGGAAGGACCCTTCGCTGGCCTGCAGCTTCCCTGCGAGACTGCAGAGGCTAATGCGGCGCATGTTTTTCGGGagatcatcggcgccgtccTCATCACGCACGCCCACCTCGACCATATCTCCGGGTTGGCGATCAACACGCCGATCCTAGAGGCTGGAAGTGGCCCGAAACCCGTTGCGGCGTTACCGTCTGTGCTCTCTGCTATGAAAAACCACATGTTCAATGATGTCATTTGGCCTAATCTCTCAGACGAAGACGGTGGAGCTGGTCTTCTCACCTATCAGCGTTTGGTTGAAGGCGGGAATCCCAGGTTTGGTCGTGGTGAAGCAAGAGGATATGTCCGGGCTTGCAACGGGCTGTTGACCAAATGTCTCAGTGTCAGTCACGGGCGGTGCAAACAGAAATATCATCCGGAAAGCGGAGCGCATCATCGAGTGGGCAGCGCGGTCTTTGCGTCGGATCAGTTAATGCTTCCGTCGAGGGCAATATCGGTCGATCACACAGAAGCAGGAGC ATTCTACTCGCCGGCCCGCTCTCCCAGACTGCTCCCAGCAAACCAGAAAGACTCCGGTCTCGCAACGGTCGAGAGCTCAGCATTCTTCCTCCGCGACCACAGTACAGGCAACGAgatcatcgtcttcggcgacgTAGAGCCCGACTCCGTATCCCTGGAAGGACACAACAAGCTCGTATGGGACACGGCAGCCCCCAAGATCGCAGCCGGCACCCTGCGAGCAATATTTATCGAATGCTCCTACAATGACAGCATCGACGACGCATATCTCTACGGACACATGTGCCCGCGCCATCTCGCCGCGGAACTCACCATACTCGCAGCGAAGGTCGTCGACATGCGCGACTCGGCCGCGCAAGCGGATAAGAAGCGCAAACGCGCTGGGACTACCATCGTTGGCGATGTTCCTCCCGATCAAGTGAGCCCGAAGTCGAAGCGCTCGCAGAGCAATTCGTCCGGGGTGAACATGAACATCAATGTGAATTGCCCTACACAGTCCCGCAATAACTCCATCGTCGAGAAAGACATGCCCGACGCAACCCTGGCCGCCAGTGCGAGGGCTGAATCATTCTCTCTGCCCGGTGGCCCCGGCGCTGCTCCTGCGGATGATTCGATCCCTAAttcctccagctgggcgGACTCAAACCCTCTCCCTCTGGCGGGACTGTCGGTTTATATTATTCACATCAAAGAGCATCTCACCGACGGCCCTCCGCCTGGGGATCAGATCTTGCGTGAGTTACGAGCGCACGGCGAGGCGGCGAGTTTGGGTTGTGAATTCTTTCTTCCGGATCCGTTGCAGGGGATATGGATTTGA